CCTTTGGGACGCGGCGTCAGGCAAGCGGCTTGCCTCCTTCGTTCATCAGGATGCGGTCCGATGGGCTGCTTTTAGTCCGGACGGGACCCGGGTCCTGACGGCGAGCTGGGACAAGACCGTCAAGCTTTGGGACGTGGCTACCCCGGCCGAACTCGCTCGACAGGTAAAAGCATTGCCTGGCTCGATGTCCGGTACCGATCTGCTGCAAGTCGAAGCGCTCTCGGCGATCGCAAGCGGACTCCGATTTTCAGACGATGGCTCGCTCGTTACGGTCGATGAGGAATCCAGATCTCAATGGACGAACCAGCTCAACGACTCGGCGCGGGACCTCCGTCCGGGAACCCGCTTTATACGTTGGTTCTTTAGCGCCGGAACCGATCGAACCATCTTTCCCGCCAGCGATGTCACGATCGTTGAATGGGTGGATAACGTGCTCCTGACAAATCCGAGCATCGCCGACGAATCTATGCGGAACGCGTTGGCCTTCCGTCCCGATCACCCCTTGCTTCACATTGCGCTGGCCGGGACTGAGACTGACTCCAAGCGCTCCGACTTCCTTCGCTCATTCGGTCTGGCGCACCTCCCGAAAAACAGCGTTATCTGCACGCGCGCGGCTGAGATGCTGCTGGCGCAACATCGGCCCGATCTCGCCCTGGTGGCGGTTGATCACGCGCTTCTCGCCAGCCCGGCGGACCTGACCGCCAGGCAAGTTCGATCGAAAATCCTGGAGGCGATACCTCGATGAGACCGGCTGCCCGCACCTCAAATAAAAACGTTCCTTTAACTATCCCTCGCGTGTAGAATAGGTCGAATCGATTCGAGCTCAGGTATGAGAATCCCCCTGTATCCACGGGCGGCCGCTTGCATCGCAGCCGCGTTTGTCCTTGCGGTAAATTGTTCGCTGAGCGCTTCCGCCCAGCAAGCGCCGGAGCCGGCCCGGCCCGCTCCGGGGAACAGGCCGGTAATTTCGCCTGAGCAAGCCGCACCGAATGATCCGAAAGGCGGTCTGGCAACAAAAATCAACGTAGATAGCCAAGGGGTGATTCTGAAGGGGTACGATCCGGTCGCCTACTTCAAACAACGAAAGCCGGTCGCGGGCAATCCCACCTTCACGAGCACCTATCGGGGTGCTACCTACCTGTTCGTATCGCCAGCGGATAAGGCCGAGTTTGACAAGGATCCCGCGAAGTACGCGCCCAGCTATGGCGGATTCTGTGCTTACAGCCTCGCCAAGGGAGTACTGGCCGACGTCGAAGGTCCGGAGGCCTTTACCGTTTACAACGGCAAGCTGTACGTCTGCGGTAACGCGGCTGCGTTGAAAAATTTCAAGACTGATATCGACGCTAACATCGGCCAGGCGGATGTTAACTGGCTCCGCCTGAACGGGCCTTAACGGTCAGACTGCGCGGCTTTGCTGTTCACGCGCTCACCGGTTCGAGCGGCCGCACGCGATGGGTTATCAGCCACTCGGCGTTTTCTGAAAGCGCTTCGCTGCCCACCGCGACCAGCAAGGCTTGGAGGCCGGTGAGTGCGTGCCGTTCGGCGGCCGCTTTCTGATCCGGAGGAACGCGTTCGGGCAGGTTGAAATAATGGTCAAAACGCGGGCCGGCCGCTTGGAAGAGGGAAACCATGGAAGCGTAGCGGCGGAGGTTTTCCTCAAAGAAGTTAACCTCCATCCAGGCACCGCAGAGAACGCCGCCGGTCAAGACCAGATTCTTGAGGATGCTGCCCAGATTGCGAGCCGATGGCAGCCAGGGCACGATCGCCCCGAGCAGGTAAACCGTTCCAAGGATGAACAGGGTCAAAGCGATCACCGTCAGGCCGTTAGTGATCAGGCGCCGCGCTGGAAATGATCCCGTTCGCAGGCCGGCGTGGTTCGAGGCTAAGCCCTTCTCGCGGGGTTCAGCGCGGGTCTTGAGAAGATGCAGGGCGCCCAGAGTCAGCGCGCCCAGAATAACCGGAAATAGCGCAAGCGGGCGCGACAGGAATGGAGCCGCGGGGTGCTGGGCAACGTAAATGAGGGTTGCCTGGAGCAAAAAGCCCGTCCAGAGCAGAACTCGAGCACGGGTCGAAAACGCTTCCTTACGGTGCGTAAGCCGCTCGATTTGGGCTTTGAAATACGCGTGCTGCCCGTCAAGCCAGGCGATGCGGATGCTTCGCAGCACGGCGCGCTGAGCGACCGGCGATAGCCGGTTGAACTGCAGGCGATTGGGTTCGTACGGGAAGGCCACGGCGCTGACTACGTTACGGATCCAACCGAGTTCACCCCGCTGATGTTGCAGGTAGCGGGACGCAACCGACTCACCGCTGCCGCACGCGGTCCAGTAAAACTGAACCCGCAGCCCCTCCGCGATGGCACGATAATCGTCGTAGCGTTCGGCCGCCGCGGTCGTTTTGAACCGAAAGTAAGCAAGCCAGGTGGCCAGCGTTAACCCCAAGGCCGCCAGAAAAGAGACCTGCTGAAACGGTGTCCCTGGGGCCGGCGCCTCCCAGTATTCAGCCAACGAAAAGAGAAGCGCCACGCAAAATGCCAGGGTAAACAGCGTGCGCTTCAGCCGGTTAAGGCGCGCGTTGTAATGCGCACTGCAATCGGCCACGCGGCGCCGCAACCGGGCGAGGCGATCCAGGGTTGCTCTAAGCGACTCGCTCGCCGCGGGCAGCGCGTGGCCTCGCGGCGCGTCTGCCGGGCCATGAGTAATTTCGGGCAGCATCTCGGCGAACGCCTGATCTTCCCGGGCCGGATCAAAAACCTTTTCATGGTTAAGCCGTTCGAGGTGCTGAGTGATGACCTTCAAAATCTCCCTGCCGGCCTCGACCCATCGGGGATCATGGCATGCAGACTCGCTGACTCCCCTGGGCCGGCAGTCGTCAGGATAAAGCACTTCGAGCGCCTCACCCGGTTCATGCGACAACGCGGCACCGCCGGCGGGCGGCGACTCTGATTTCCGGGGTGCATAGACGTGAATAATGGGTCCGTCCTCGGCCCCGCTCAGAACCGGCAGGATCGGCAAGAGGCCCGGCGTAATCCCAAAACGCTTCAACTCCGTGACGGCACGGGCGCCAACATCGTCGCCGGCATTCCGCACCGCGTCTTCGGCCTCATCCAGGGGTTTGTCCGTCAGCGCGATGAGGACGTCACTGTAGGCAGCCACGTATTCGCCGGCTGCGAGGTGACGGCGGTCGCGATCGTGTTTGCCGGTGGCACTGGTGAGGAGGGCGCAGCACTTTTCACGCAGGGCGTTGTCGTCCAGATCGAGCTCCTCGGGCAGGCGCACCACAAAAGTATCGCGCTCCGGGAACTCCGCCAGGAACCGGCCGGCCGCTTCATCGCGCATGGCGCCCTCCCGCGTGAAGATGGAAGTTTGCAGGTACTGGTCTTTGGGGAACGGCAACGGCGCCAGGATACGGAGGCCCGCCGGGTGGTTTGCCTCTCGAGCGGCTTCCACCGCCCACTGGCCGGGCCCTGGGGCAAGCGAGGAGAGCAGGATCAGCGGAGTCCGCGTCAGCCCGAGCCCCGGACCGAGCGCAGGATCGTGTGAGTCAGCCGGACGACCCACCCAGCGGATGATGCGTTTTACCTCGGCTTTGATCCGGTCACGATCGGCTGGGTCAAGGCCGGTGTGACCCGTTACGCCGATAATGAAGGCAGGCTTGGAAACATCGGCTGGCGGCGGACGCGGCGGCATAGGAGACCAGCTTAGCTCACCCCGGAGCGGTGCGTCGATCAACCCGGTGTGCGCTGGGCCAGGCGGACCCGAACCGTCCGGCCACCCGCGCGCCGGCCTCGCTGAACATGCCCATTTTGAAACCGTTGCCGTCGAGGCCATAATGAAACTCTGCTACCTGAATCCACCCTACCAGGACCTGTCGACCGAGCATCAGCCGCTCCGCGACGCCGGCATCGAGTTAGTTCCCTGTGCGGTGCATGGCGAAGAAGAAGTGATCCGCGCAGCGAGAGATGCCGACGCGATCCTGACGGTCACTGATCCCATCACCGCCCGCGTCGCGGAGGCACTTGAGTCTTGCAAGGTCATCGTGCGCCTCGGCGTCGGTTATGACGTGATCGACGTTGCCGCCTGCCGAAGGCGCGGCATCCTCGTCTGCAACGTGCCCGATTACGGCACCGAGGAGGTGGCGAACCATGCCCTGGCGCTTTGTTTTGCCGTGCACCGGCGGATCCGTGCCTACGATGGAAATGTCAGGAGCGGCCGCTGGGGTCACGCGCTCCCCTGGCCCATTCACCGGTTGAGCACGCTGCGGGCAGGCGTCCTGGGCCTTGGAAGAATCGGGACCGCCTTCGCTAAAGGAATTCAGCCGTTCGTCCGTGAGGTGGTCGCGTTCGACCCGTTCCTTTCCGCAGAGCAGTTCCAGACCAAAGGGGTCACTCAGGCCGCACTCCCGGAGATTTTTGAAACCTGCGACCTCATCAGCCTGCACCTGCCGCTCTCGAAGGAGAACCATCATCTCATTTCCGAAGCAGCCATTGCGCAGATGAAACGCAAGCCGATCCTGATCAACGTGAGCCGGGGCGGTCTGATCGACAGCCCCGCGCTGATCCGAGCGCTTCAAAGCGGGCAGGTTTCCGGCGCCGGACTTGACGTATTTGAGAGTGAACCGGACGTTCCCGCCGAATTGCTCGCGCTGGAAAACGTCGTACTGAGCCCTCACGTGGCCTGGTATTCCGTGGAAGCCGACCTCCAACTGCGCCGGAGTGCGATTGAGGAGATCGTCCGTGTGCTGAGGGGACAACCGCCCCGCAACCCGGTGCATTGAAAAGCCGGTGGGAAGCGGCGGGGCGTCCGGGATCAATCCACCCGATGGAGGCGTGCGCGCGTACGCGGGCGCAGGTTTAATCGCCGGCGAATTTATCGAGAGTGTGAAGCCTGACCGAACGTGTGGTCCGGACCTAACCGAAAATGGGCAGGGCTGGATTCGAACCAGCGAAGGCGTAAGCCAGCAGATTTACAGTCTGCCCCGTTTGGCCACTTCGGTACCTACCCGTGAAGTTTTTTGCCGTACGTAAAGCGCGCCTTTCGGCGTGTTCTGACCAGCGGGAGACACCATATAGGGCGACGGCCCTGCGGGTGCAAGTGGTTTTTCGCCCATGCTTATCTCCCGCTAACGCAGACGGCGGTGGCCGAAGCGCTTCGCCACGACCTGGGCGGCATTGCGGCCGCTTGCGCCGAATACGCCGCCGCCCGGATGGGTGCTGGCTCCGGTCAGGTAGAAACCATCGATCGGCGTCCGGTATTGACTCAATTCCGGCAACGGCCGGAAAGCGAACATCTGGTCGAGGCTCATCTCGACGTGCATCACGTTGGCCCGCAACAGGCCGAGCCGGCGCTCCAGGTCAAGGGGCGTCTGGATCAGGCGATCGATGAGGGTGCCGCGCATGTTGGGCGCGTACCGGCAGATGACCTCGTAGATCTTGTCGGCTTCACGTTCCGCGATGGCGTCCCAATCCTCGCCGTTATTGAGTTCGTAAGGGTGGTATTGCGCCCAGGCAAAAAGGACGTGCTTACCTGCAGGCGCCAGGGTCGGGTCAATGGCCGAAAACGTCATTCCCAAGATTGCGGGCTCAGCGGGCGGCCTGCCCGCAAGGTAATCCCGGTAAGCGGCCTGCAGGTATTCGCGGTCCGGACAGAGCAACTGCATGGCTGAGTGCGCGGGGCTGACCCCGCGGGGGTCGCGCGGCTGGCCGGGGTAAGCGGGCAAATCCGAGACGGCGTGCCGGACGGTCATGCCGAACCCGTTGCCGATCTGGATCGTTTTCACCCGTGCCCGCAATTTTTCCCCGACGAGGCCGGGATCGAGCAGGTCGCGCAGCGCAGTCACCACGTGGCATGCGGCCACGACCGCACTGGCTGAATAATCACCGGCTTCACTTTGCACTTCCCAGCGTCCCCCACTCCTGGTGACCCGC
This genomic stretch from Verrucomicrobiota bacterium harbors:
- a CDS encoding C-terminal binding protein, giving the protein MKLCYLNPPYQDLSTEHQPLRDAGIELVPCAVHGEEEVIRAARDADAILTVTDPITARVAEALESCKVIVRLGVGYDVIDVAACRRRGILVCNVPDYGTEEVANHALALCFAVHRRIRAYDGNVRSGRWGHALPWPIHRLSTLRAGVLGLGRIGTAFAKGIQPFVREVVAFDPFLSAEQFQTKGVTQAALPEIFETCDLISLHLPLSKENHHLISEAAIAQMKRKPILINVSRGGLIDSPALIRALQSGQVSGAGLDVFESEPDVPAELLALENVVLSPHVAWYSVEADLQLRRSAIEEIVRVLRGQPPRNPVH
- a CDS encoding NAD(P)/FAD-dependent oxidoreductase, producing the protein MGVFDVIVIGAGHNGLICACYLARLGLKVGVLERRDIVGGAVCTEEVVPGFRFDVGSSVHIMFRSTPIMDELELAAYGLEYLELDPWAFYPVPGSDRAISFYRDVERTCESIAQVSAKDAGAYREFVRTWGELNEGVWDVFLRAPTFGAMAGAIARRSLFRSRSRRVWGSMDITRALLGSYGKLIRNTFESEPVRTALTWLAAQSGPAPDEVATGDFAGWQAMIHKHGAWRAKGGSGSLTQALAKALQAQGGQIVLNATVRRVTRSGGRWEVQSEAGDYSASAVVAACHVVTALRDLLDPGLVGEKLRARVKTIQIGNGFGMTVRHAVSDLPAYPGQPRDPRGVSPAHSAMQLLCPDREYLQAAYRDYLAGRPPAEPAILGMTFSAIDPTLAPAGKHVLFAWAQYHPYELNNGEDWDAIAEREADKIYEVICRYAPNMRGTLIDRLIQTPLDLERRLGLLRANVMHVEMSLDQMFAFRPLPELSQYRTPIDGFYLTGASTHPGGGVFGASGRNAAQVVAKRFGHRRLR